The following are encoded in a window of Haloprofundus salilacus genomic DNA:
- a CDS encoding ParA family protein: MLAYSTYSEAGGVGKTTTAANLAVAHARAGLKPLVVPLDPQDGDLSRLFGVDDERTDPVDNLVRHMIRRPKGEFEDLIRTVEGVDIVPEHNMLSDLSEYLQREKDQAEAMGEAFGVHAQLLRVLREANVPDEYDVLICDPPATEGPHLYNAIHATRSLVIPVEPSAKGRAAVEGLEALVAGFEEQLEIDVGVLAAIPVGFKNTRDQRTILEEINYAIPEIIGERASLMEGCWMQQCSAFTYVREHRDRHRDYELETLAQFDRIARHLEAEVGLEAPNPPEPGDLNHEVPIP, translated from the coding sequence ATGTTAGCGTACTCGACGTACAGCGAGGCTGGCGGGGTGGGTAAAACCACGACCGCAGCGAATTTGGCAGTCGCGCACGCGCGCGCGGGACTCAAACCCCTTGTCGTTCCGCTCGACCCCCAAGACGGCGACCTCTCTCGGCTATTCGGCGTCGACGACGAGCGAACCGACCCCGTCGACAATCTCGTTCGGCACATGATTCGCCGGCCGAAAGGGGAGTTCGAGGATCTGATTCGGACGGTCGAAGGCGTCGATATCGTCCCCGAACACAACATGCTCTCGGACCTCTCGGAGTACCTCCAGCGCGAGAAAGACCAGGCAGAAGCGATGGGCGAAGCCTTCGGCGTGCACGCGCAGCTCCTTCGCGTCCTTCGGGAGGCAAACGTTCCGGACGAGTACGACGTTCTCATCTGCGACCCGCCCGCAACCGAAGGACCGCACCTCTACAACGCGATCCACGCCACCCGGTCGCTCGTCATCCCCGTCGAACCGAGTGCGAAAGGTCGAGCAGCAGTGGAAGGACTGGAAGCACTCGTGGCAGGGTTCGAAGAGCAGTTAGAGATCGACGTCGGGGTGCTCGCGGCCATCCCCGTCGGGTTCAAAAACACCCGAGACCAGCGGACGATCCTCGAAGAGATCAACTACGCCATTCCGGAGATCATCGGTGAGCGCGCATCGCTGATGGAAGGGTGCTGGATGCAGCAGTGCTCGGCGTTCACGTACGTCCGTGAACACCGCGACCGCCACCGCGACTACGAACTGGAGACCCTCGCACAGTTCGACCGGATCGCACGACATCTGGAAGCGGAAGTGGGTCTCGAAGCACCAAACCCCCCGGAGCCGGGTGACCTGAACCACGAGGTGCCGATTCCATGA